A portion of the Rhodopseudomonas sp. BAL398 genome contains these proteins:
- a CDS encoding DHA2 family efflux MFS transporter permease subunit, which yields MSTAAAAPIAVPGLRRNMVTICAMTATIMQALDTTIANVALPYMQGSLSASQDQINWVLTSYIVAAAIMTAPVGWIANRFGRKRIFIICAGGFTIASVMCGLAQNINQMVAFRLLQGVFGAALVPLSQAVMLDTYALHERAKAMAIWGMGVMMGPIMGPSLGAWLTETYSWHWVFFVNLPFGVFTVLGLLAFMDETKQNTTLRFDWFGFAALAIAIGSMQLALDRGEQLGWMESNEIIAEAIISVVGFYYFFAHSFTTAKPFIQFAIFKDRNFIGGCVFMAVMGLVLFSTMALASPYLQNVAGYPIMTAGLLLASRGCGTFVAMMLVGRLMRYVEARSLIAFGLTLTCASLYVMTGWTDQTPVHSIIVTNIIQGFGFGLVFVPLSTVAFLTLPSHLRTDGTSMLTLVRNVASSIGISVVIAQLTSGSRQAHAVLVEHVTPFNDAMQMPNVTGSIDMSTTTGQAMMDAIVNLQAQIIAFAHDYQLVMLVTACAIPLAIMIGSTKVALRQQSQAPDHVAVID from the coding sequence ATGTCGACCGCCGCCGCAGCACCGATCGCGGTTCCGGGCCTGCGCCGGAACATGGTTACGATCTGCGCCATGACGGCGACGATCATGCAGGCGCTCGACACCACCATCGCCAATGTGGCGCTGCCCTATATGCAGGGCTCGCTGTCGGCGTCGCAGGACCAGATCAACTGGGTGTTGACCTCCTACATCGTCGCCGCCGCGATCATGACCGCGCCGGTCGGCTGGATCGCCAACCGGTTCGGCCGCAAGCGCATCTTCATCATCTGTGCGGGCGGCTTCACCATCGCCTCGGTGATGTGCGGCCTGGCGCAGAACATCAACCAGATGGTGGCATTCCGGCTGCTGCAGGGCGTGTTCGGCGCGGCGCTGGTGCCGTTGTCGCAGGCGGTGATGCTGGACACCTACGCGCTGCACGAGCGCGCCAAGGCGATGGCGATCTGGGGCATGGGCGTGATGATGGGGCCGATCATGGGCCCCTCATTGGGCGCCTGGCTGACCGAGACCTATTCCTGGCATTGGGTGTTCTTCGTCAATCTGCCGTTCGGCGTGTTCACCGTGCTGGGCCTGCTGGCCTTCATGGACGAGACCAAGCAGAACACCACGCTGCGATTCGACTGGTTCGGTTTCGCCGCGCTGGCGATCGCGATCGGCTCGATGCAGCTGGCGCTCGACCGCGGCGAGCAGCTCGGCTGGATGGAATCCAATGAAATCATCGCCGAGGCGATCATCTCGGTGGTCGGCTTCTACTACTTCTTCGCGCATTCCTTCACCACCGCCAAGCCGTTCATCCAGTTCGCTATCTTCAAGGACCGCAATTTCATCGGCGGCTGCGTGTTCATGGCGGTGATGGGGCTGGTGCTGTTTTCCACCATGGCGCTGGCGTCGCCCTATCTGCAGAACGTCGCCGGCTATCCGATCATGACCGCCGGTCTGCTGCTGGCGAGCCGCGGCTGCGGCACCTTCGTGGCGATGATGCTGGTGGGACGGCTGATGCGCTATGTCGAGGCCCGCAGCCTGATCGCCTTCGGCCTGACGCTGACCTGCGCGTCGCTTTATGTGATGACCGGCTGGACCGACCAGACCCCGGTCCACAGCATCATCGTCACCAACATCATCCAGGGCTTCGGCTTCGGCCTGGTGTTCGTGCCGCTGTCGACGGTGGCGTTCCTGACGCTGCCGAGCCATCTGCGCACCGACGGCACCTCGATGCTGACGCTGGTGCGCAACGTCGCCAGTTCGATCGGCATTTCGGTGGTGATCGCGCAGCTGACCTCGGGCTCTCGACAGGCGCATGCGGTGCTGGTCGAGCACGTCACCCCGTTCAATGATGCGATGCAGATGCCGAATGTCACCGGCTCGATCGACATGAGCACCACCACCGGCCAGGCGATGATGGATGCCATCGTCAATCTGCAGGCGCAGATCATCGCGTTCGCGCATGATTATCAGCTGGTGATGCTGGTCACCGCCTGCGCCATCCCGCTGGCGATCATGATCGGCTCCACCAAGGTCGCGCTGCGCCAGCAATCGCAGGCGCCGGATCATGTGGCGGTGATCGACTAG
- the pcaF gene encoding 3-oxoadipyl-CoA thiolase: MADVFVCDAVRTPIGRFGGSLAKVRADDLAATPIKALMEKHPKLDWAAVDEVYFGCANQAGEDNRNVARMALLLAGLPNSVPGLTLNRLCASGLDAVGAAARAIRAGEIDLAIAGGVESMTRAPFVQGKAAEAFSRQAEIFDTTIGWRFINPLMKAQYGVDAMPETGENVAEEFQISRADQDAFAIRSQQRAGAAIASGYFAEEIVAVTAPGGKAGPITIDKDEHPRPDTTLEGLAKLRPIVRNPGTVTAGNASGVNDGAAAMILASEAAIKKHGLTPRARILGLASAAVPPRIMGIGPVPATRKLMERLGLKISDFDLIELNEAFASQGLACLRQLGVADDGDFVNPHGGAIALGHPLGMSGARLAMTAVHGLEKRGGKLALATMCVGVGQGVAMAIEKMN, encoded by the coding sequence ATGGCCGATGTCTTTGTCTGCGACGCGGTTCGCACCCCGATCGGCCGGTTCGGCGGGTCGCTTGCCAAGGTCCGCGCCGACGATCTCGCCGCCACCCCGATCAAAGCGCTGATGGAGAAGCATCCGAAGCTCGACTGGGCCGCGGTCGACGAGGTCTATTTCGGCTGCGCCAACCAGGCCGGCGAGGACAACCGCAACGTCGCCAGGATGGCGCTGCTGCTGGCCGGCCTGCCGAATTCGGTGCCGGGCCTGACGCTGAACCGGCTCTGCGCCTCCGGGCTCGACGCGGTCGGCGCCGCGGCCCGCGCGATCCGCGCCGGCGAGATCGATCTGGCGATTGCCGGCGGCGTCGAATCGATGACACGGGCGCCGTTTGTGCAGGGCAAGGCGGCCGAGGCGTTTTCGCGCCAGGCCGAGATCTTCGATACCACGATCGGCTGGCGCTTCATCAATCCGCTGATGAAGGCGCAATACGGCGTCGATGCGATGCCGGAGACCGGCGAGAATGTCGCCGAGGAATTCCAGATCTCCCGCGCCGACCAGGACGCCTTCGCGATCCGCTCCCAGCAGCGCGCCGGTGCGGCGATCGCATCGGGCTATTTCGCCGAGGAGATTGTCGCGGTGACGGCGCCCGGCGGCAAGGCCGGGCCGATCACCATCGACAAGGACGAACATCCGCGCCCGGACACCACGCTGGAAGGCCTCGCCAAATTGCGCCCGATCGTGCGCAATCCCGGCACCGTGACGGCGGGCAATGCGTCGGGCGTCAATGACGGCGCGGCCGCGATGATCCTGGCCTCGGAAGCCGCGATCAAGAAGCACGGCCTGACGCCGCGCGCGCGCATCCTGGGCCTGGCCTCGGCCGCGGTGCCGCCGCGGATCATGGGCATCGGCCCGGTGCCGGCGACGCGAAAACTGATGGAACGGCTAGGGCTCAAGATCAGCGATTTCGACCTGATCGAACTCAACGAGGCCTTCGCCTCGCAGGGCCTGGCCTGTCTGCGCCAGCTTGGCGTTGCCGATGACGGCGATTTCGTCAATCCGCATGGCGGCGCGATCGCGCTCGGCCACCCGCTCGGCATGAGCGGCGCGCGTCTCGCGATGACTGCCGTGCACGGCCTGGAAAAGCGCGGCGGCAAATTGGCGCTGGCGACGATGTGCGTCGGCGTCGGCCAGGGCGTCGCGATGGCGATCGAGAAGATGAATTGA
- the mutS gene encoding DNA mismatch repair protein MutS, translating to MTIQPAVPVPPESAASAEPPARVSPMMEQYHEIKAANPGLLLFYRMGDFYELFFEDAEIASRALGITLTKRGKHQGLDIPMCGVPVERSDDYLHRLIALGHRVAVCEQTEDPALARARKSVVRRDVVRLITPGTLTEDTLLDARANNYLLAIARARGSAGTDRIGLAWIDISTAEFIVTECATGELAATLARINPNEVIVTDALYGDAELGPSLRELPAVTPLTRDVFDSATAERRLCDYFAVATMDGLSAMSRLEATAAAACVTYIDRTQLGKRPPLSPPSREMAGATMAIDPATRANLELTRTLSGERKGSLLDAIDCTVTAAGSRLLAQRLAAPLTDVAMIARRLDAVASFVAEPALRDDIRASLRAAPDMARALARLSVGRGGPRDLAALRDGVLAADQVLALLAQLDTPPHDIATAMAALRRPSRDLAFEFARGLADDLPLMKRDGGFVRDGFDAALDETRKLRDDSRLIVAAMQARYADETGVKGLKIRHNNVLGYFVEVTAQHGDKLMTPPLNAIFIHRQTLAGQTRFTTSELGEIEAKIANAGDRALGLELEIFDRLAAMVEAAGEDLRAAAHAFALLDVATALAKLAVDDNYARPEVDGSLAFAIEGGRHPVVEQALRRDGQPFIANACDLSPGPGQQSGQIWLITGPNMAGKSTFLRQNALIALLAQIGSFVPATRARIGIVDRLFSRVGAADDLARGRSTFMVEMVETAVILNQASERALVILDEIGRGTATFDGLSIAWAAIEHLHESNRCRSLFATHYHELTALSGKLPRLFNATVRVKEWRGDVVFLHEVLPGSADRSYGIQVAKLAGLPPGVITRAKSVLAKLEAQDRGQNARALAEDLPLFAVTARAPAEPSPPSEAEQLIAALGAIHPDELSPREALEALYALKAKLPKA from the coding sequence ATGACGATACAACCCGCTGTTCCCGTGCCTCCCGAATCCGCCGCGTCCGCGGAGCCGCCCGCGCGGGTTTCGCCGATGATGGAGCAGTACCATGAAATAAAGGCCGCCAATCCCGGCCTGCTGCTGTTCTACCGGATGGGCGATTTCTACGAATTGTTCTTCGAGGACGCCGAGATCGCCTCGCGCGCGCTGGGCATCACGCTGACCAAGCGCGGCAAGCATCAGGGGCTCGACATTCCGATGTGCGGCGTGCCGGTGGAGCGCTCCGACGATTATCTGCACCGGCTGATCGCGCTTGGCCACCGCGTTGCGGTGTGCGAGCAGACCGAGGATCCCGCACTGGCCCGCGCCCGCAAGAGCGTGGTGCGCCGCGACGTGGTGCGGCTGATCACGCCCGGCACCCTGACCGAAGACACTTTGCTCGATGCCCGCGCCAATAATTATCTGCTGGCGATCGCCCGCGCCCGCGGCTCCGCCGGCACCGATCGTATTGGCCTCGCCTGGATCGACATTTCGACCGCCGAATTCATCGTCACCGAATGCGCAACCGGCGAATTGGCCGCCACTTTGGCGCGGATCAATCCCAATGAGGTGATCGTCACCGACGCGCTCTATGGCGATGCCGAACTCGGGCCGTCGTTACGCGAATTGCCGGCGGTGACGCCGCTGACCCGCGACGTGTTCGATTCGGCCACCGCCGAGCGGCGGCTGTGCGATTACTTCGCGGTCGCCACCATGGACGGGCTGTCGGCGATGTCGCGGCTGGAAGCCACCGCGGCCGCCGCCTGTGTCACCTATATCGACCGCACCCAGCTCGGCAAACGCCCGCCGCTGTCGCCGCCGTCGCGCGAGATGGCGGGCGCCACCATGGCGATCGATCCGGCGACCCGCGCCAATCTCGAACTGACCCGGACGCTAAGCGGCGAACGCAAGGGTTCGCTGCTCGATGCCATCGACTGCACCGTCACCGCCGCGGGCTCACGCTTGCTGGCGCAGCGGCTGGCGGCGCCGCTCACCGATGTGGCGATGATCGCGCGCCGGCTCGACGCGGTCGCGAGCTTCGTCGCCGAGCCAGCGCTGCGCGACGATATCCGCGCGTCATTGCGCGCGGCGCCCGATATGGCGCGCGCGCTGGCCCGGCTCAGCGTCGGCCGCGGCGGGCCGCGCGATCTGGCCGCCTTGCGCGACGGCGTGCTGGCCGCCGATCAGGTGCTGGCGCTTCTGGCGCAGCTCGATACCCCGCCGCACGACATCGCCACCGCGATGGCGGCGCTGCGGCGGCCGTCGCGGGATCTGGCCTTCGAATTCGCCCGCGGGCTGGCCGACGACCTGCCTTTGATGAAACGCGACGGCGGCTTCGTCCGCGACGGCTTCGACGCCGCGCTCGACGAGACGCGAAAACTGCGCGACGATTCCAGGCTGATCGTCGCCGCCATGCAGGCGCGCTATGCCGACGAGACCGGCGTCAAGGGCTTGAAGATCCGGCACAACAATGTGCTCGGCTATTTCGTCGAGGTCACCGCGCAGCACGGCGACAAATTGATGACGCCGCCGCTCAACGCCATTTTCATTCACCGCCAGACCCTGGCCGGGCAGACCCGCTTCACCACATCCGAGCTGGGCGAGATCGAGGCCAAGATCGCCAATGCGGGCGACCGCGCGCTCGGCCTGGAGCTGGAGATTTTCGACCGGCTGGCCGCGATGGTCGAGGCGGCCGGCGAGGATCTGCGCGCCGCCGCCCACGCCTTCGCCTTGCTGGATGTCGCGACCGCGCTGGCGAAACTGGCGGTGGACGACAATTATGCGCGGCCCGAGGTCGATGGCTCGCTTGCCTTTGCGATCGAGGGCGGCCGGCATCCGGTGGTCGAACAGGCGCTGCGCCGCGACGGCCAGCCCTTCATCGCCAATGCCTGCGACCTGTCGCCGGGGCCTGGGCAGCAATCCGGCCAGATCTGGCTGATCACCGGCCCCAACATGGCGGGTAAATCGACCTTTCTGCGCCAGAACGCGCTGATCGCGCTGCTGGCGCAGATCGGCTCCTTCGTGCCGGCGACCCGCGCCCGGATCGGCATTGTCGATCGCCTGTTCTCGCGCGTGGGCGCCGCCGACGATCTGGCGCGGGGACGCTCGACCTTCATGGTCGAGATGGTCGAGACCGCGGTGATCCTCAACCAGGCCAGCGAGCGCGCCCTGGTGATCCTCGACGAGATTGGCCGCGGCACCGCGACCTTCGACGGGCTGTCGATCGCCTGGGCGGCGATCGAGCATCTGCATGAAAGTAATCGATGCCGCTCGCTGTTCGCGACTCATTATCATGAGCTGACCGCGCTGTCGGGCAAGCTGCCGCGGCTGTTCAACGCCACCGTCCGGGTCAAGGAATGGCGCGGCGACGTGGTGTTCCTGCACGAGGTGCTGCCGGGCTCGGCAGACCGCTCCTACGGGATTCAGGTGGCGAAGCTGGCGGGGCTGCCGCCGGGCGTGATCACGCGGGCAAAATCGGTGCTGGCCAAGCTCGAGGCCCAGGATCGCGGCCAGAACGCCCGGGCGCTGGCCGAGGATCTGCCGCTGTTCGCGGTCACCGCCCGGGCGCCGGCCGAACCGTCGCCGCCCAGCGAAGCCGAGCAGCTGATCGCGGCGCTGGGGGCAATCCATCCCGACGAATTGTCGCCGCGCGAGGCGCTCGAGGCGCTTTATGCGCTCAAGGCCAAATTGCCGAAAGCGTGA
- a CDS encoding peptidylprolyl isomerase has product MTAVSLLPKSSHRFGLTAVTGCLALVLFAGLPVRAEDANPVLAKVNGAEIRQSDVTLAEQELGPSLAQMDPATKQDNVLSFLIDMKIVAKAAEDKKIADTADFKTKLAFARNRLLMDSLLATEGKAATTDAAMKKVYDEAAKQIASEQEVHARHILVETEDKAKEIEAELKKGADFAELAKKESKDPGASDGGDLGFFTKEQMVPEFSAAAFALEPGKISEPVKSQFGWHIIKVEEKRNRTPPSFEQVKAQIETYVTRKAQSDYVAELRKSAKVERMDKPAEVAKPADAAKPADAAKPADAAKPADSKMAPAKK; this is encoded by the coding sequence ATGACCGCCGTGTCGTTGTTACCCAAATCCAGCCATCGCTTCGGCCTGACCGCCGTGACCGGCTGCCTTGCTTTGGTGCTGTTTGCGGGTCTTCCGGTTCGCGCCGAAGACGCCAATCCGGTGCTTGCCAAGGTGAACGGTGCCGAGATCCGCCAAAGCGACGTGACCCTGGCCGAACAAGAACTCGGGCCCAGCCTGGCGCAGATGGACCCGGCGACCAAGCAGGACAACGTGTTGTCGTTCCTGATCGACATGAAGATCGTCGCCAAGGCGGCCGAGGACAAGAAGATCGCCGACACCGCCGATTTCAAGACCAAGCTGGCTTTCGCGCGCAATCGCCTGCTGATGGACAGCCTGCTGGCGACCGAAGGCAAGGCAGCGACCACCGACGCGGCGATGAAGAAGGTCTATGACGAGGCCGCCAAGCAGATCGCCAGCGAGCAGGAAGTTCACGCCCGCCATATCCTGGTCGAGACCGAGGACAAGGCCAAGGAGATCGAGGCGGAGCTGAAAAAGGGCGCCGACTTCGCAGAATTGGCCAAGAAGGAATCCAAGGATCCGGGCGCCTCCGACGGCGGCGACCTCGGCTTCTTCACCAAGGAGCAGATGGTGCCGGAATTCTCCGCCGCAGCCTTCGCGCTGGAGCCGGGCAAGATCTCGGAGCCGGTGAAGTCGCAATTCGGCTGGCACATCATCAAGGTCGAGGAAAAGCGCAACCGCACTCCGCCGTCATTCGAGCAGGTCAAGGCCCAGATCGAGACCTATGTGACCCGCAAGGCGCAGTCGGATTACGTCGCCGAGCTGCGGAAATCCGCCAAGGTCGAGCGCATGGACAAGCCGGCGGAAGTCGCCAAGCCGGCCGATGCGGCCAAACCCGCGGACGCGGCGAAGCCCGCGGATGCGGCCAAGCCGGCCGATTCCAAGATGGCGCCGGCGAAGAAGTAA
- the secA gene encoding preprotein translocase subunit SecA produces the protein MLGALARKFFGSANDRRVKAYQARVDAINALEPEIAALSDEALRARTDEFRKQIAEGKTLDELLVPAFATVREAAKRTLGQRHFDVQLIGGMVLHEGDIAEMKTGEGKTLVATLAVYLNALAGKGVHVVTVNDYLASRDSGWMGQIYRFLGMTTGVIVHGLDDGERQKSYACDITYGTNNEYGFDYLRDNMKYRLEDMVQRGHAYAIVDEVDSILIDEARTPLIISGPLDDRSEFYNTIDTFLPKLDKATDYELDEKQRTVTLTEAGMEKIETLLRDAGQLKGESLYDVENVSVVHHINQALRAHSLFSRDKDYIVRDDEVIIIDEFTGRMMQGRRYSEGLHQALEAKEHVTVQPENQTLASITFQNYFRMYDKLAGMTGTALTEADELFDIYKLEVVEIPTNLPIARLDEDDEVYRTQNEKYAAILAEVERANARLQPVLVGTASIEKSEVLADYLLKHGYKQIDFADPKGMDKLYAAARTGKPAKLFAVLNARFHEQEAYIVAEAGVPGAITIATNMAGRGTDIKLGGSLEMRIEHDTAGITDEAEKAAKIEEIKKDVERFRDIVLKAEDVVEIEPAKGSKPAKTVTRPGGLYIIGSERHESRRIDNQLRGRSGRQGDPGRSKFFLSLEDDLMRIFGSDRLDTMLTRLGLKEGEAIIHPWINKALEKAQQKVEARNFDIRKNLLKFDDVQNDQRKVIFDQRVDLMKEDSVNETVTDMRHAFVEDLVSKHVPEHAYAEQWDVAGLKEELDRVVGLDLPVDEWAKEEGIADEELLARLEKVFDEHMAAKVAQWGPEVMRYAEKSILLQTLDHLWREHLVMLDHLRNVIGLRGYGQRDPLQEYKSEAFSLFEAMIAHLREAVTAQLMRVEIIPPEQDHELPPMEAHKLDPNTGEDEMSFANVSLAPADNADKSARDPNRPETWGKVGRNEDCPCGSGKKYKHCHGRYA, from the coding sequence ATGCTCGGCGCGCTTGCTCGCAAATTTTTCGGCTCCGCCAATGATCGTCGCGTCAAGGCCTACCAGGCTCGGGTCGACGCCATCAACGCTCTGGAGCCGGAAATCGCCGCTTTGTCCGACGAGGCGCTGCGGGCCCGCACCGATGAATTCCGCAAACAGATCGCCGAAGGCAAGACCCTTGACGAATTGCTGGTGCCGGCCTTCGCCACGGTGCGCGAGGCCGCCAAGCGCACGCTCGGCCAGCGTCATTTCGACGTGCAGCTGATCGGCGGCATGGTGCTGCACGAGGGCGACATCGCCGAGATGAAGACCGGCGAAGGCAAGACGCTGGTCGCCACGCTGGCGGTCTATCTCAACGCGCTGGCCGGCAAGGGCGTGCACGTCGTCACCGTCAACGACTATCTGGCGAGCCGTGACTCCGGCTGGATGGGCCAGATCTACCGCTTCCTCGGCATGACCACCGGCGTCATCGTGCACGGTCTCGATGACGGCGAGCGGCAGAAATCCTATGCCTGCGACATCACTTACGGCACCAACAACGAATACGGCTTCGACTATCTGCGCGACAATATGAAGTACCGGCTCGAGGACATGGTGCAGCGCGGCCATGCCTACGCCATCGTCGACGAAGTCGACTCGATCCTGATCGACGAGGCGCGCACGCCGCTGATCATCTCCGGCCCGCTCGACGACCGTTCGGAATTCTACAACACCATCGACACCTTCCTGCCCAAGCTCGACAAGGCGACCGATTACGAGCTCGACGAGAAGCAGCGCACCGTGACGCTGACCGAAGCCGGCATGGAGAAGATCGAGACCCTGCTGCGCGACGCCGGCCAGCTCAAGGGCGAGTCGCTGTACGACGTCGAGAACGTCTCGGTGGTGCATCATATCAATCAGGCGCTGCGCGCCCATTCGCTGTTTTCGCGCGACAAGGACTACATCGTTCGCGACGACGAGGTGATCATCATCGACGAATTCACCGGTCGCATGATGCAGGGCCGACGCTATTCGGAAGGGCTGCACCAGGCGCTGGAAGCCAAGGAACACGTCACGGTCCAGCCGGAAAACCAGACGCTGGCCTCGATCACCTTCCAGAACTACTTCCGGATGTACGACAAGCTCGCCGGCATGACCGGCACGGCGCTGACCGAAGCCGACGAATTGTTCGACATCTACAAGCTCGAAGTGGTCGAGATCCCGACCAATCTGCCGATCGCGCGTCTCGACGAGGACGACGAGGTCTATCGCACCCAGAACGAGAAATACGCCGCGATCCTGGCCGAGGTCGAGCGCGCCAATGCGCGGCTGCAGCCGGTGCTGGTCGGCACCGCCTCGATCGAAAAATCCGAGGTGCTGGCCGACTACCTGCTCAAGCACGGCTACAAGCAGATCGACTTCGCCGATCCCAAGGGCATGGACAAACTCTATGCCGCCGCCCGCACCGGCAAGCCGGCGAAGTTGTTCGCGGTGCTGAATGCCCGCTTCCACGAGCAGGAAGCCTATATCGTCGCCGAAGCCGGCGTGCCGGGCGCGATCACCATCGCCACCAACATGGCCGGCCGCGGCACCGACATCAAACTCGGCGGCTCGCTGGAGATGCGGATCGAACACGACACCGCGGGCATCACCGACGAGGCCGAAAAGGCCGCCAAGATCGAGGAAATCAAGAAGGACGTAGAACGCTTCCGCGACATCGTGCTGAAGGCCGAGGATGTGGTCGAGATCGAGCCGGCGAAGGGCTCCAAGCCGGCCAAGACCGTGACCCGGCCCGGCGGGCTCTACATCATCGGCTCGGAACGCCATGAATCCCGCCGCATCGACAACCAGCTGCGCGGCCGTTCCGGCCGTCAGGGCGATCCCGGCCGCTCGAAATTCTTCCTGTCGCTGGAAGACGATCTGATGCGGATCTTCGGCTCCGACCGGCTCGACACCATGCTGACCAGGCTCGGCCTGAAGGAAGGCGAGGCGATCATCCATCCCTGGATCAACAAGGCGCTGGAAAAGGCGCAGCAGAAGGTCGAGGCGCGCAACTTCGACATCCGCAAGAATCTGCTGAAATTCGACGACGTCCAGAACGACCAGCGCAAGGTGATCTTCGACCAGCGCGTCGACCTGATGAAGGAAGACAGCGTCAACGAGACCGTCACCGACATGCGTCACGCCTTTGTCGAGGATCTGGTTTCCAAGCACGTCCCCGAACACGCTTATGCCGAGCAGTGGGATGTCGCCGGGCTCAAGGAAGAGCTGGATCGCGTGGTCGGCCTCGATCTGCCGGTCGATGAGTGGGCCAAAGAAGAAGGCATCGCCGACGAGGAATTGCTGGCGCGGCTGGAGAAGGTGTTCGACGAACACATGGCGGCCAAGGTGGCGCAATGGGGCCCCGAGGTGATGCGCTACGCCGAAAAGAGCATCCTGCTGCAGACCCTGGATCATCTGTGGCGCGAGCATCTGGTGATGCTGGATCATCTGCGCAACGTCATCGGGCTGCGTGGCTATGGCCAGCGCGACCCGCTGCAGGAATACAAGTCGGAGGCGTTCAGCCTGTTCGAGGCGATGATCGCGCATCTGCGCGAGGCGGTGACCGCGCAGCTGATGCGGGTCGAGATCATTCCGCCGGAGCAGGACCATGAGCTGCCGCCGATGGAAGCGCACAAGCTCGATCCGAACACCGGCGAGGACGAGATGTCGTTCGCCAATGTCTCGCTGGCGCCGGCCGACAATGCCGACAAGTCCGCGCGCGACCCGAACCGCCCCGAGACCTGGGGCAAGGTCGGCCGCAACGAGGATTGCCCCTGCGGCTCCGGCAAGAAGTACAAGCACTGCCACGGCCGCTACGCCTGA
- a CDS encoding murein L,D-transpeptidase family protein, producing the protein MINLPGRALVASAVLAAGLALAGCNSDQISLASNAKANQPVPPRLVSEMQTKDMDLQSPILVRLFKQEAELEIWKQTRSGRFALLKTYPICRWSGDLGPKIREGDRQAPEGFYAISPGQMNPQSSYYLSFNTGYPNAFDRALGRTGSQLMVHGDCSSRGCYAMTDEQIAEIYSLGRESFFGGQRAFQLQAYPFRMTPANLAKHRNNPNMPFWKMLKEGNDHFEVTRQEPKVDFCEKKYVFDAAAPPDASQPLSFNPAGKCPAYVIPDSIASAVKAKERSDDIKTAELISKGMPVARLQTGIDGGMNRVFAAKLPDASTGLSEGGDSQSLALAAMTRAPGTIPPTVNPPRISAGVTGTVSEPAAAVESTAPKAYVASVESNNPSSSSNFFSSLASKVGIGSHEAKPTAEAVPLPIPRAKPKTAPRNYAVRGQDSAAPPRHQAQVPTPAEPPRHTAAARPQLKPSLGSESTAALSGSTMAGAAPVVSTNSFDSRFSAAR; encoded by the coding sequence TTGATCAATCTCCCAGGTCGCGCGCTTGTCGCCTCGGCCGTGCTTGCGGCCGGCTTGGCGCTGGCCGGCTGCAATAGCGACCAGATTTCGCTGGCGAGTAACGCCAAGGCCAATCAGCCGGTGCCACCGCGCTTGGTTTCCGAGATGCAGACCAAGGACATGGATCTGCAATCGCCGATCCTGGTGCGGCTGTTCAAACAGGAGGCCGAGCTCGAGATCTGGAAGCAGACTCGCTCAGGCCGTTTTGCTCTGCTCAAGACCTATCCGATCTGCCGCTGGTCCGGCGATCTCGGACCGAAGATCCGCGAAGGCGACCGCCAGGCGCCGGAAGGATTCTACGCGATCTCGCCCGGCCAGATGAATCCGCAATCGTCCTATTACCTGTCGTTCAACACCGGCTATCCGAACGCCTTCGATCGCGCGCTCGGGCGCACCGGCTCGCAGCTGATGGTGCATGGCGACTGCTCGTCGCGCGGCTGCTACGCGATGACCGACGAACAGATCGCCGAGATTTATTCGCTCGGCCGCGAATCGTTTTTCGGCGGCCAGCGCGCGTTCCAGCTTCAGGCCTATCCGTTCCGGATGACGCCGGCCAACCTGGCCAAGCATCGCAACAATCCGAACATGCCGTTCTGGAAGATGCTTAAGGAAGGCAATGATCATTTCGAGGTGACGCGGCAGGAGCCGAAGGTCGATTTCTGCGAGAAGAAATACGTATTCGACGCGGCCGCCCCGCCGGATGCATCGCAGCCGCTGTCGTTCAACCCCGCCGGCAAGTGCCCGGCCTATGTGATCCCCGATTCGATCGCCTCGGCCGTGAAGGCCAAGGAGCGGAGCGATGACATCAAGACCGCCGAGCTGATTTCCAAGGGCATGCCGGTGGCGCGGCTGCAGACCGGCATCGATGGCGGCATGAACCGCGTGTTCGCCGCCAAGCTGCCCGATGCCTCGACCGGCCTGTCGGAAGGCGGCGACAGTCAAAGCCTGGCGCTCGCGGCGATGACCCGCGCGCCGGGCACGATCCCGCCGACCGTCAACCCTCCGCGAATCTCCGCCGGCGTGACCGGCACCGTGTCGGAGCCAGCGGCCGCGGTGGAATCCACCGCGCCTAAGGCCTATGTCGCGTCCGTGGAGTCAAACAACCCGTCCAGCTCCAGCAATTTCTTCAGCAGCCTCGCCAGCAAGGTCGGGATCGGCAGCCACGAGGCCAAGCCGACCGCCGAGGCGGTCCCGCTGCCGATTCCCCGCGCCAAGCCCAAGACGGCCCCGCGAAATTATGCCGTCAGAGGTCAGGACAGCGCAGCGCCGCCGCGACATCAGGCGCAGGTGCCGACCCCGGCCGAACCGCCAAGGCACACGGCCGCTGCCCGGCCGCAGCTGAAGCCCTCGCTCGGTTCCGAGAGCACCGCCGCCCTGTCCGGCAGCACGATGGCCGGCGCCGCGCCGGTGGTGTCGACGAATTCGTTCGACAGCCGGTTTTCAGCGGCGCGCTGA